From Candidatus Eremiobacteraceae bacterium, the proteins below share one genomic window:
- a CDS encoding alpha-ketoacid dehydrogenase subunit beta produces MATAQAEKKQTTSTMVQAVRSALIDEMSRDEDVVLLGEDIGIRGGVFLVTEGLIDQFGKDRVIDTPLAELGIIGAAVGMSLYGLKPVAEIQFIDFLFPGFDMLVSEAAKMRYRSAGEFACPMVVRSPYGGGVRGGGYHSQSPEAYFVSTPGLKVVAPSNPYDAKGLLIASIRDPDPVVFMEPKKIYRAVKNEVPEGAYEVPLGKAAVTREGKHVSLISFGAMVHVGLEAAELVKKDGVEVEVIDLRTLQPYDMDAIAKTVAKTGHVVLLQEAPTIGGFMGEIAAHIAEHHIGYLEGPLVRVGGWDTPFPYALEKAYMPNAERVKRAIQKTLNY; encoded by the coding sequence ATGGCGACCGCACAAGCAGAGAAGAAACAGACGACGAGCACGATGGTGCAGGCCGTCCGGTCCGCGCTCATCGACGAGATGTCGCGCGACGAAGACGTCGTGCTTCTCGGCGAGGACATCGGCATCCGCGGCGGCGTCTTCCTCGTCACCGAAGGCTTGATCGATCAGTTCGGCAAGGACCGCGTCATCGACACCCCGCTCGCGGAGTTGGGCATCATCGGCGCGGCGGTCGGGATGTCGCTCTACGGCTTGAAGCCGGTCGCCGAGATCCAATTCATCGACTTCCTGTTCCCCGGTTTCGACATGCTCGTCTCGGAAGCGGCGAAGATGCGCTACCGCTCCGCCGGCGAGTTCGCCTGTCCGATGGTCGTGCGTTCGCCGTACGGCGGCGGCGTCCGCGGCGGCGGCTACCACTCGCAGTCGCCCGAGGCGTACTTCGTGTCGACGCCGGGCTTGAAAGTCGTCGCGCCGAGCAATCCGTACGATGCGAAGGGATTGCTCATCGCGTCGATCCGCGATCCGGATCCGGTCGTGTTCATGGAGCCGAAGAAGATCTATCGCGCGGTGAAGAACGAAGTGCCTGAAGGCGCGTACGAAGTGCCGCTCGGCAAAGCGGCGGTGACGCGCGAAGGCAAGCACGTCTCGTTGATCTCGTTCGGCGCGATGGTGCACGTCGGGCTCGAAGCAGCTGAGCTCGTGAAGAAAGACGGCGTCGAAGTCGAGGTCATCGACTTGCGGACGCTCCAACCGTACGACATGGATGCGATCGCGAAGACCGTCGCGAAGACTGGCCACGTCGTGCTGCTCCAAGAAGCGCCGACGATCGGCGGCTTCATGGGCGAGATCGCCGCGCACATCGCGGAACATCACATCGGCTACCTCGAGGGTCCGCTCGTGCGT
- a CDS encoding aldehyde dehydrogenase family protein, which produces MAVALEQQTYELFINGESVKPQSGNYTDIVNPSTNKPIARVAAAGIHDADAAVASSRAALEGKWATMPPARRARVLFKIANILSERIDDIAKTEVLNTGKTLAGAKGEINQIIELFEFYGGAVTKLMGSTMPSLPGYFNYTLKEPVGVCAQIVPWNYPLLMAGWKVAPAIAAGNAVILKPASPTPLTALMLGQICLEAGCLPGVVNVLPGPGATVGSYLAGHPGVDKIAFTGETKTGATIMEIASATIKRVTLELGGKSPSLVFDDADIDAAVAGAVYGIFHNAGQSCDARSRILVHESVKDAFTAKFVEKAKSLRVGDPMDPKTQIGAIISRSQLEKIEGYVGIGSQEGAVVACGGQRPEGELSAGNFLLPTVLDKVRNDMRVAQEEIFGPVAVITTFRDEAEAIRIANDTVYGLAASVWTQNAGRAHRVAHAIRAGGVAINTPFSIHPGMPFGGYKQSGFGRELALQTLDLYTETKGVVMYTGTKAVNPLGV; this is translated from the coding sequence ATGGCCGTCGCGCTCGAGCAGCAGACGTACGAGCTCTTCATCAACGGTGAGTCGGTGAAGCCTCAGTCCGGCAATTACACCGACATCGTCAACCCTTCGACGAACAAGCCGATCGCGCGGGTCGCCGCGGCCGGGATCCACGACGCCGACGCAGCGGTCGCATCGTCTCGAGCAGCGCTCGAAGGCAAGTGGGCGACGATGCCGCCGGCACGCCGCGCGCGCGTGCTCTTCAAGATCGCGAACATCCTCAGCGAGCGCATCGACGACATCGCCAAGACGGAGGTCTTGAACACCGGCAAGACGCTCGCCGGCGCGAAGGGCGAGATCAATCAGATCATCGAGCTGTTCGAGTTCTACGGCGGCGCGGTGACGAAGCTCATGGGCTCTACGATGCCGTCGCTTCCCGGCTACTTCAACTACACGCTCAAAGAGCCGGTCGGCGTCTGCGCACAGATCGTGCCGTGGAATTATCCTCTGCTCATGGCGGGCTGGAAGGTCGCGCCTGCGATCGCCGCCGGCAACGCCGTCATCCTCAAGCCTGCGTCGCCGACTCCTCTGACCGCGCTTATGCTCGGCCAGATCTGTCTGGAGGCCGGGTGCCTGCCGGGCGTCGTCAACGTGCTGCCGGGTCCGGGGGCGACGGTAGGCTCGTACCTCGCCGGACATCCGGGAGTCGATAAGATCGCGTTCACCGGTGAGACGAAGACCGGCGCGACGATCATGGAGATCGCGTCCGCAACGATCAAGCGCGTGACGCTCGAGCTCGGCGGCAAGTCGCCGAGCCTCGTCTTCGACGATGCCGACATCGATGCGGCCGTCGCCGGCGCCGTCTACGGCATCTTCCACAACGCCGGGCAGTCGTGCGACGCGCGCTCGCGCATCCTCGTCCACGAGAGCGTCAAGGACGCGTTCACGGCGAAGTTCGTCGAGAAGGCGAAGTCGCTGCGCGTCGGCGATCCGATGGACCCGAAGACGCAGATCGGCGCGATCATCTCGCGCAGCCAGTTGGAGAAGATCGAGGGCTACGTCGGGATCGGTTCGCAGGAGGGCGCAGTTGTCGCGTGCGGCGGCCAGCGGCCCGAGGGCGAGTTGAGCGCCGGCAACTTCCTGCTTCCGACAGTGCTCGACAAGGTCCGCAACGACATGCGCGTCGCGCAGGAAGAGATATTCGGTCCCGTCGCGGTGATCACGACCTTCAGGGATGAAGCCGAGGCGATCCGCATCGCGAACGACACGGTCTACGGTCTGGCGGCGTCCGTTTGGACGCAGAACGCCGGCCGCGCCCATCGCGTCGCGCATGCGATCAGAGCGGGCGGCGTCGCGATCAACACGCCGTTCTCGATCCATCCTGGAATGCCGTTCGGCGGCTACAAGCAGTCGGGATTCGGCCGCGAGCTCGCGTTGCAGACGCTCGATCTCTACACGGAGACGAAGGGCGTCGTCATGTACACCGGCACGAAGGCGGTCAACCCCCTCGGCGTCTGA
- a CDS encoding thiamine pyrophosphate-dependent enzyme → MTVTPFTDTPIKVLEYDGTPGPDVDSLGLSKDEFLSIYRWLVYARAVDDRGYILVRQGRSGFYAQIAGQEASQIGSALPLERTDYLFGDHRSQGSMLVKGLRAAEWFAHQLGRMLDPSKGRLMPHGPGRKDLRIVPPSSTVGNQITEAVGTAMAQKIKKTKEMTICYFGDGATSEGDFHVGMNFAAVYGSPIILFCQNNQYAISVRLDEQTHTKTIAEKAKAYGMEGYLVDGNDVLAVYAVTKHCADKARRGDGPSLIEAYTYRYGPHSSADDDTRYRPKGELEMWRNERDPITRFRRFLEKRKLWDDAKEQKLQAECKAEVAAALEEAEKSPAPEPITVLDDAYEKLTPQLEWERKELAAELGIN, encoded by the coding sequence ATGACCGTTACCCCCTTTACCGACACGCCGATCAAAGTGCTCGAGTACGACGGCACGCCCGGCCCGGACGTCGACTCGCTCGGGTTGTCGAAGGACGAGTTCCTCAGCATCTATCGCTGGCTCGTTTACGCGCGCGCGGTCGACGACCGCGGCTACATCCTCGTCCGCCAAGGCCGCTCGGGCTTCTACGCGCAGATCGCCGGCCAAGAGGCGTCGCAGATCGGCAGCGCGCTGCCGCTCGAGCGTACCGACTATCTCTTCGGCGATCATCGATCGCAAGGCAGCATGCTCGTCAAGGGATTGCGCGCCGCCGAGTGGTTCGCACATCAGCTCGGCCGCATGCTCGACCCCTCCAAGGGCCGGCTCATGCCGCACGGACCGGGCCGCAAAGACCTACGTATCGTGCCGCCGTCGTCGACGGTCGGCAACCAGATCACCGAAGCCGTCGGCACCGCGATGGCGCAGAAGATCAAGAAGACCAAGGAGATGACGATCTGCTACTTCGGCGACGGAGCGACGAGCGAAGGCGACTTCCACGTCGGCATGAACTTCGCAGCCGTGTACGGCTCGCCGATCATCCTGTTCTGCCAGAACAACCAGTACGCGATCTCGGTTCGGCTCGACGAGCAGACGCATACGAAGACCATCGCCGAGAAAGCGAAGGCGTACGGGATGGAGGGCTATCTCGTCGACGGCAACGACGTGCTCGCCGTCTACGCGGTGACGAAGCACTGCGCCGACAAAGCGCGGCGCGGCGACGGCCCGAGCCTCATCGAGGCGTACACGTATCGCTACGGTCCGCACTCGTCGGCCGACGACGACACGCGCTACCGCCCGAAGGGTGAACTCGAGATGTGGCGCAACGAGCGCGATCCGATCACGCGCTTCCGCAGGTTCCTCGAAAAGCGCAAACTTTGGGATGACGCGAAGGAGCAGAAGCTCCAAGCCGAGTGCAAAGCGGAAGTCGCCGCGGCGCTCGAGGAAGCCGAGAAGAGCCCCGCGCCGGAGCCGATCACCGTGCTCGACGACGCATACGAGAAGTTGACGCCGCAACTCGAATGGGAGCGCAAAGAGCTCGCGGCCGAATTGGGGATCAACTGA